CCCGTTCATCTTGAAACTCTCTGATCCAGATGTTAAGTTCATCTGACTCGCTCCCATTGTGGTAATAGTAGAACTGCAGACACTGGACATGACACTCCCTCTGGGGACTCATCCTCTTTGTCTCCAGCCAGGCTGAGTCACCCTCCTGACCTGATTCTGTGCTGGCATACACGAAGAAACCTGCATCCTGACCTACAATACAGTTCAAAATTATCTTACATCAGATCTTTAAGTCTTAAGTATCAAAAGTATTTATTACTATCTCTGGCAGCTTACTTTTAAAGTTAATAATGCTGAGGTGGAAAAGTagatttttccatttaaaactGTATATTAAACACTGTTATAAACAAATACAACATTTGAAACCTTACCTTGATTACCATTTCCACTGGGCAGATTGGTGTGGTCAGAGCTGGGACCACTATAAACAGCTGTTACCATTTCCCAGCCATTGCCACTCTTTGAACAGCGGTTCATTTGACACGTGTTCCCATTAATAAAGCCACAGTACATCTTAAAGGCTATGGATGAGCCTGTAGagatgaattaaaagcacttgttttccctttctttttttgataCACAGGTACTTCATGTGACAGAGTGAATCATAGTATTAGCATACACTTGTGTTGTAGGCTTTTATTAGTTGACTCGCATCAACTCCAAAACAGtcacctctttaaactgtaatcATCCAAAATGGTTGGATTGCTTAGCCACAGGCACTTTTTGTACACATATTCAGAAGTTGTATGTATCTTGATCTTAATTATTGACTATGAGCAGCAGAAAGTTGTTCATTAGAGTGCCAATGAAATTGCTGAAAGTGCTGCCTGACATGGACATGGCATGTTGATTTTTGTATGAATTAAACAAATGGCCTGAGGTTATTTGGTGATTAtaaattggccataggtgtgaatgtgagcaagGCTGTCTGTTTCTTTGTCTTCACCCATGcaatctgtccagggtgtattatCTGTTTTCCTGAGAAGTGCAAGCAGTCAAGAGGCAGACTGATTTATAATTCAATAAATTTGATTATGAAGTTAGTAGTTGACACAGAACAGCACTGATGGATTGTTCAAATATGTAATTGacctgtgcttttgtttttcttgtcagGGTTGTGCAGTGTGAGTGTGACAAAGAAAATGGTTACTTTCTATTGGTTGAGGGCACAATATTCTCATGATGTTCTTAGTAACTTTAACAAATAATCCCAAAGCATTCCTAAAGCTGGATGCTGGTTCACTTAAACTTGAAGCACTTACTGCATTTGTAGAGTAGATTCAGCTCCTGAACATCACTAGTACTCATTTCCTCTCgttgaccaatcagattctgGAATTTTGGGTCTTTGGTGATAATTGTGGATCCTTTGCCGTTGGTGAAATCATCTTTGCCATAGTGCATCACAGACAAGTAGTCATATGGGACTCCGTGGGTGGTGCTGTTATCACTGCCAACTATTCTAAAGTTGCTCTTGTAAGCTATAAAAATCATATATAAAAGTCAAACATCACATATTCTCTTGAAAAGATTTTGATATTGTGAATACTTTTAATATTTCTAAGACTGTTTTAACTGTTTCGAAGTGGTTAATTCATTTCTGCAGATTACCTTATATAGTTTTAAGATAAGTATGTGAATAGAAATATTAAAGAAGACATTAACATCATAATAAGTAGTATAAATATTAATCAAACCTTCAAGGATGTTTCCAAAGTTAATCATCACATAATCATCTCTGTCATATCTGGACTGTTCATGGTAGAAGCCAAGAGCATGAAGGAACTCGTGTTCAACAATGGCAATGTAACCACAGCCTGTTCCAATGGAGAGTTCCTGTCCATTGGAAAATATTTGCCCAATGTATGACCAACATCTGAAATTAAAGACAATGATTAATATTTATCTTATatgtagttttgttttatgtaatttattttgtttagtcTATAAAAtcacaattaaataaataataaaagagaTACATAATATAACTtgctttgaaataaaaaatataaattaatattcatgttaattaaaactaaatgggcaattttatattaaaaacagcaaaaacatacCCATTTAactgtttgacagaaatgtaatAGTCCTCAGAGTCCCTTGGTTTGAAATCAATGCATGATTTCAACCTGAACTGGTCAAAGGCCCTCAGAATGACTCCTTTAGAATTAATGTCTACCATCATTCATGAGAGTTGTGATATAGAGATGAACAAAAAGATATGTTAGACAACTGATAGGTCCTATCCTTGATCATACCTATTACTCTATCTCTAAAGCATAATGTTCTAAAAATCTTTCTAAGTGCTTTAGCAGAGATGTGAGCTACTTTGCATAACTGCATGGTACAAAACTATATCAGTCAATAAAGTTTGTTCACTTGAAGTTGGTGCTGCTTTCTTTTTCCATTATGTAACTCCTATGCAATAAAAGTGTCCAGCTGACATGTATCAATAATtggatttttttaagtaacaggGTAACAAGGTGTGGGCCCATAGAAATAGTGAAATTagtatttttttcaaatgtatgtaatgtaatgtGTATGTAATGAAATACATATTTACCAAGTTCGTTATTCAACACATAGGGGACTGGGGATttccacagcatgttttcaTTAATAATGGTACTCCTCTGCATGTTTGTAggctgaagaaaaagaaactgtctCTTATAACTTTGCATTGAAATAACAAATCAAAGTTATGTTCCATATAGACGTTTTAAGCATTAAtatatttgatctaaaaaaaaacctacCTCCATGATATCATCATGTAAGAATTCTAAGATAaagtgtcacaaatttagaaaacAAGTCACTAGTCAAAAAAAGttgcatgaaaatgaaaaaacaaaagtcttaTAAAATGCATTTAGTTAAGAGTCAATCTTGAACTTTACCCTTGTTTATTTCAGGAATGTCCTTTACTTCACCAATGTCTGCAAAAACACATCAGGTGCCTCCGTATACAGATTTCACATTAACAAGcagtaataaaatgaaatggaaaatatCACATATTAAAACTTACCTACTATTTCTGGTCCAGTCtgcaaaaatatcaaaataatatTGAAATAAATATTCATTTAACAATCATTTAACATACTGCATTATGTACATCATTCGCCTCGGCTGGTGTTTGATTTGTGcagtatgaataaaattgaataaaattgaattgcatgtaataatgtaaataactgaTTTTTTGTGTGATAGTTTTTCTTGtgatatttaatattcagtattatttttaaatgacttaattactaacaaaacaaatattaacaaaaaaacccattgaCATTTAAGATTTCTTATTTGGATGGAtaggtaaatttaaaaaaaaaaaaagtaatcactTACTGGGTTTAAGGAAAATGTTTCTGAAATTGCCATGCTGAcaatgagaaaaacaaaccctttCATCCTCATGGTGTGTCTTTAATGGAACCTAAATCAATAGAGATTCTTTTAAGAATGATGAAAACCTATCACAAAATTTTATACATAAAAACGTATGCAGCTGAAGCATACAATCTAATAcatatttaactttatttaacttCATTTCAATGGTTTTAGTTAGCCATTAATTTCAATTTGTTCTCACAGAAATATGAAACTTGTATTTACCTTGTGCCACACTTGTCTCTTCCTCAACTGCATGAGAAGTTGTGCCTGGGACAGCAGTGTTAGAACCAGTTTTATACCACTAAAGCTACGTGCCTGACATATCAGACAATCATGAATATTAAATCTGGTTTTGCTCCTGCTTTAGCCCACATCGTCAGTTCCTGTTATCTGATGTCTGTGACATTAACAAATCATGAGTATTTGCATTACttaaagaaaacagacattaCTTGCCTGGCCACATTTTTGCGGCCTTCCCCATTCTAGAGGTTTTGACCTTATTTATATCTCGTAACTCATTACACAAACATATGTACTATATGCCTTACACACGTCCTAGCATCTCTCTATATGAAATTGGGTTCTGGTCAATTTTGCTCTCTTCCCGGCTCCATCTTTGTAACAGAAACTTTAAAGAACAGAGTGTTTTATGCCTACACATTTTTGACTAAGAAACTTTTCCAGTTCAACTTGGCTCCCTCTGTTttcagggtgggccatttatatggatacaccgtaataaaatgggaatggttggtgatattaaagtcctgtttgtggcacattagtatatgtgagggggcaaactcctcaagatgggtggtgaccatggtggccatttagaagtcggccatcttggacacaacttttgttttttcaataggaagagggtcatgtgacacatcaaacttattggtaatgtcacaagaaaaacaatggtgtgcttggttttaacgtaactttattctttcatgagttatttacaagtttctctttgttcacagccattgacatgtcgaagaggttaacacgtgaggagcggatcgaaattgtgttgatatctggtgaacgcagtaaccgggtcattgcagcagatttcaatgcaagacaccatACGAGACCagccatctcccatgctacagttagcaaactgcttgctaagtttcgtgaaactggttcagtgttggatttgccaaaatgtgaacgcaagaaaactgtcactaatgaagaaacatcagtggctgtcctagcttcattcagcaagagcccacagcgtaacACTCGCtacatgtcactggagagtggcattagtcgaacatcccttcggcagatattagctactcacaaatggcacccttacaaactccagctactgcagcatctcaacgaggatgacccagatcggcatacagaatttgcagaatgggcaaaacaaatttggaacaggaccctcagttcacgcagaagattttgttcagtgatgaggcaaacttttatgcgaatggtgaagtt
This sequence is a window from Oreochromis aureus strain Israel breed Guangdong linkage group 11, ZZ_aureus, whole genome shotgun sequence. Protein-coding genes within it:
- the LOC116309517 gene encoding meprin A subunit beta-like, with translation MEPTNMQRSTIINENMLWKSPVPYVLNNELDINSKGVILRAFDQFRLKSCIDFKPRDSEDYYISVKQLNGCWSYIGQIFSNGQELSIGTGCGYIAIVEHEFLHALGFYHEQSRYDRDDYVMINFGNILEAYKSNFRIVGSDNSTTHGVPYDYLSVMHYGKDDFTNGKGSTIITKDPKFQNLIGQREEMSTSDVQELNLLYKCSSSIAFKMYCGFINGNTCQMNRCSKSGNGWEMVTAVYSGPSSDHTNLPSGNGNQGQDAGFFVYASTESGQEGDSAWLETKRMSPQRECHVQCLQFYYYHNGSESDELNIWIREFQDERDSTGTLYLMGQITGPPTSHWTLHHVPLNATKQFQVEFEVRKGAGNSTGGFSIDDINLSELECPDGTWQINDFETLWNTSDTPDWIYSPRQYSSEGYAYRVALNLRQTDFGVYVHLVSGVYDDQLEWPCPQRQFTVQMVDQNPNIQLQMSRQNSLTTDPNLLSSSGVLIWGKPREVGSQIVDENNETIYVNTLYGYRNFASLKDIQSRDYLKGGSTIFIFTLQDLTPLVNGSSLPCPQARTVKITLPPEDQDKGNCSSWISPTSIPPSYTTDDRISPTTIPIPDTTDVGTVGFSPGMMVSPVLTLLLALMLLMP